From a single Sphingobium lignivorans genomic region:
- a CDS encoding SMP-30/gluconolactonase/LRE family protein → MSRLLLRAAVALCVVTFPPAAAQAQGKACDEACLTGLANDFMDAMTRSDPRGLPWAGRVGYAENSTRVRIGESSWVTIKSRSRAPLIVADSRTGHVVWAGMIDDHGQPGFYAMDMKVKDGKIAAVQSVIRRKEGRQPFGDPLAYAPDRAFSADLPAKARLPRGKMIALVDGYFDAVEANGASAIPGFDKGCTLIENGVAMTGNLPAAKSGDASCEAALRRGLYGELEAVRHEVVAVDEAKGLVAAIGYRDLPGAALSFTAKDGKTYPAEAKYPRTVGFVSVFRIENGRIARLETIANEVPYLTAAPFNKPLPPDVVIDDTGVFPENATADAAGNLYISSFKGNIYRALPGADRAIAWIRPDGVNKLAAVLGVLADEKTNTLWACSVPMGKAGEVSALVAFDLRSGAFRQRYEMPAPVSACNDIAIAKDGTAFIAETTNGRIFTLSPGGKAVSLLVEDKALLEGVDGIAFSEDGTLYVNNVRQNTMLRVNRKADGSFASLTKLNVSQPLDGPDGLRPIGGNRFLQAEGPGGRISLLTIEGDDVTVKVLRDGMDGVPGVTHIGDTAYAIESKGRFLFDPKLKGQDPGEFALRAVPLGGIR, encoded by the coding sequence ATGAGCCGGCTCCTGCTGCGCGCCGCTGTCGCGCTTTGTGTCGTTACCTTCCCACCCGCCGCCGCGCAGGCGCAGGGGAAGGCGTGCGACGAGGCCTGCCTCACCGGCCTCGCCAATGATTTCATGGATGCGATGACCCGCAGCGATCCCAGGGGCCTGCCATGGGCCGGGCGCGTGGGCTATGCCGAGAACAGCACCCGCGTGCGCATCGGCGAAAGCTCGTGGGTGACGATCAAGAGCCGCAGCCGCGCGCCGCTGATCGTGGCGGACAGCCGCACCGGCCATGTCGTCTGGGCCGGCATGATCGACGATCATGGCCAGCCTGGCTTCTATGCCATGGACATGAAAGTGAAGGACGGCAAAATCGCGGCGGTCCAGTCGGTCATCCGCCGCAAGGAAGGGCGCCAGCCCTTCGGTGATCCGCTGGCTTATGCGCCGGACCGCGCCTTTTCCGCAGATCTCCCGGCGAAGGCACGCCTGCCGCGCGGCAAGATGATCGCGCTGGTCGACGGCTATTTCGACGCTGTCGAGGCGAATGGCGCCTCCGCCATCCCCGGCTTCGATAAGGGCTGCACGCTCATCGAGAATGGCGTCGCCATGACGGGCAATCTGCCTGCGGCGAAAAGCGGCGACGCTTCCTGTGAGGCAGCGCTGCGGCGCGGCCTTTACGGCGAGCTGGAAGCGGTGCGCCATGAGGTGGTGGCCGTGGACGAAGCGAAAGGGCTGGTCGCCGCGATCGGCTATCGCGACCTGCCCGGCGCGGCGCTCAGCTTCACCGCGAAAGACGGCAAGACCTATCCGGCGGAAGCGAAATATCCGCGCACCGTCGGCTTCGTCAGCGTCTTCCGCATCGAGAACGGCCGGATCGCCCGGCTGGAGACGATCGCCAACGAAGTGCCCTATCTGACTGCCGCGCCCTTCAACAAGCCGCTGCCGCCCGATGTCGTGATCGACGATACCGGCGTGTTCCCGGAGAATGCGACGGCGGACGCCGCCGGCAATCTCTACATCAGCAGCTTCAAGGGCAATATCTACCGCGCATTGCCCGGCGCCGATCGCGCCATCGCCTGGATTCGTCCGGACGGGGTGAACAAGCTCGCAGCCGTGCTCGGCGTGCTTGCCGACGAGAAGACGAACACGCTCTGGGCCTGCTCGGTGCCGATGGGCAAGGCGGGCGAGGTCTCCGCGCTCGTCGCGTTCGATCTTCGCAGCGGCGCGTTCCGGCAGCGCTACGAGATGCCCGCGCCGGTCAGCGCCTGCAACGACATCGCCATCGCGAAGGACGGCACCGCCTTCATCGCGGAGACGACCAACGGGCGCATCTTCACGCTCAGCCCCGGCGGCAAGGCGGTCTCGCTGCTGGTCGAGGACAAGGCGCTGCTCGAGGGCGTGGACGGCATCGCGTTCAGCGAGGACGGCACGCTCTATGTGAACAATGTCCGCCAGAACACCATGCTCCGCGTCAATCGCAAGGCGGACGGCAGTTTCGCGAGCCTCACGAAGCTCAACGTCTCGCAGCCGCTCGACGGGCCGGACGGACTGCGACCGATCGGCGGCAATCGCTTCCTGCAGGCGGAAGGGCCGGGCGGCCGGATCAGCCTGCTGACCATCGAGGGGGATGATGTGACTGTGAAAGTGCTGAGGGACGGCATGGACGGTGTGCCCGGCGTCACGCATATCGGCGACACGGCCTATGCCATCGAGAGCAAGGGGCGTTTCCTCTTCGATCCCAAACTGAAGGGGCAGGATCCCGGCGAATTCGCGCTGCGGGCCGTGCCGCTGGGAGGCATACGGTGA
- a CDS encoding nuclear transport factor 2 family protein: MRAALFALAGAALLAGAPAQAQSTDAEIAALTLRVQKLEGARAVKKLQRAFGYYVDRGLWQDAADLFADDGTIEIGMDGVYAGKTRIRDYLKALHGGQDGLVYGQLNEWVTLQPVVDVAADGRSARARWRDLGMLGQHKKHGEWRDGIYENDYVKEDGVWKIRALHLHVNFVVPYEKGWARLQPGEGLVRSEASRKMPPDRPSTVRARGFPEPQLPPFHAPNPVTGRPVTGQSAPETAK; this comes from the coding sequence GTGAGGGCGGCGCTCTTCGCGCTGGCCGGCGCGGCCTTGCTCGCGGGCGCACCGGCGCAGGCGCAATCGACCGATGCCGAGATCGCGGCGCTGACCCTGCGCGTCCAGAAGCTCGAAGGCGCGCGCGCGGTCAAGAAGCTCCAGCGCGCCTTTGGCTATTATGTCGATCGCGGCCTGTGGCAGGACGCGGCAGACCTGTTCGCGGACGACGGCACGATCGAGATCGGCATGGACGGCGTCTATGCCGGCAAGACGCGCATCCGCGATTATCTGAAAGCCCTGCATGGCGGGCAGGACGGGCTGGTCTATGGCCAGCTCAACGAGTGGGTGACGCTCCAGCCGGTCGTCGATGTCGCGGCGGACGGGCGCAGTGCCCGCGCGCGCTGGCGTGACCTGGGCATGCTTGGCCAGCACAAGAAACATGGCGAATGGCGCGACGGCATCTACGAGAATGACTATGTGAAGGAGGATGGCGTCTGGAAAATCCGCGCGCTGCATCTCCACGTCAATTTCGTGGTGCCTTACGAGAAGGGCTGGGCGCGCCTGCAGCCGGGCGAGGGGCTGGTGCGCAGCGAGGCAAGCCGGAAGATGCCGCCCGACCGGCCATCGACCGTGCGCGCGCGGGGTTTCCCCGAGCCGCAACTCCCGCCGTTCCATGCCCCCAATCCCGTCACCGGCCGGCCCGTCACCGGCCAATCTGCTCCGGAGACCGCGAAATGA
- a CDS encoding nuclear transport factor 2 family protein, producing the protein MSARIAMKGAMLLGLAAILALPAAAPAQGGGDVRGKLAAYKQRVTLLEDQDAIENLQGNFGYYFDKGLWDQASGLFAAKGSFEYGQRGVYVGPARIRQAMLLFGPQGLGEGRLNNHMMLQPVVVVAPDGKTATGRWQGMVMLSEPGQNGKWGVGIYENDYVKEGGVWKFAKVHFFMTALTDYDLGFAKYAIQMEGPSALFPPDRPPTDVYRSFPNAYLPPFSFRHPVTGQSLADLPLAGDDIVGRPDKGLESEKLKESSASKGMRQQ; encoded by the coding sequence ATGAGCGCCCGCATCGCCATGAAGGGAGCCATGCTCCTTGGCCTCGCCGCCATCCTCGCCTTGCCGGCGGCCGCGCCGGCGCAAGGCGGCGGGGATGTCCGCGGCAAGCTCGCGGCCTACAAGCAGCGAGTCACGCTGCTGGAGGACCAGGACGCGATCGAGAATCTGCAGGGCAATTTCGGCTATTATTTCGACAAGGGGCTCTGGGACCAGGCGTCCGGCCTGTTCGCCGCGAAGGGCAGCTTCGAATATGGCCAGCGCGGCGTCTATGTCGGCCCGGCGCGCATCCGGCAGGCGATGCTCCTGTTCGGCCCGCAGGGGCTGGGCGAGGGGCGCCTCAACAATCACATGATGCTGCAGCCCGTAGTGGTCGTCGCGCCGGACGGGAAGACCGCGACCGGCCGCTGGCAAGGCATGGTCATGCTCTCCGAGCCGGGGCAGAACGGCAAATGGGGCGTGGGCATCTATGAGAATGACTATGTGAAGGAAGGCGGCGTCTGGAAATTCGCCAAGGTGCATTTCTTCATGACGGCGCTGACCGATTATGATCTCGGCTTTGCGAAATACGCCATCCAGATGGAAGGGCCGAGCGCGCTTTTCCCGCCGGACCGGCCGCCGACCGACGTCTATCGCTCCTTCCCGAACGCCTATCTGCCGCCCTTCAGCTTCAGGCACCCGGTCACCGGCCAGTCCCTCGCAGACCTGCCGCTCGCCGGCGACGACATCGTCGGCCGTCCGGACAAGGGGCTAGAGAGCGAGAAGCTGAAGGAGAGCAGCGCATCGAAGGGGATGAGGCAACAATGA
- a CDS encoding nuclear transport factor 2 family protein codes for MSIRTQFIAALLAGPSLLAAAPALAQSAEEQLAALDKRITRLEDMNAIERLQRTYGYFVDKSQWTPLSELFADDATLEIGGKGLFLGKPRVLEYMQTAFGPDGVKKGSLANHMQFQPIPDISEDGKTGWIRARAFVMSNGGWGLPLYENEYRKENGVWKISRLSGPFTMYTSWDGWGKWAMNNTWPDKFDPPPDLPPSTVYLTYPSYYIIPFHYPNPVSGKAFPILKSDIGAHAGVPGSAAQEQWSRTGRVVDGTQPIGQPPKE; via the coding sequence ATGAGCATCCGCACGCAATTCATCGCCGCGCTGCTGGCCGGCCCGTCGCTGCTGGCGGCAGCGCCCGCGCTGGCCCAGTCCGCCGAGGAGCAGCTTGCCGCGCTGGACAAGCGCATCACCCGGCTGGAGGACATGAACGCCATCGAGCGCCTGCAGCGCACTTACGGCTATTTCGTGGACAAGAGCCAGTGGACGCCGCTTTCGGAGCTGTTCGCGGACGATGCCACGCTGGAGATCGGCGGCAAGGGCCTGTTCCTGGGCAAGCCCCGCGTGCTCGAATATATGCAGACCGCCTTCGGGCCGGACGGCGTGAAGAAAGGCTCGCTTGCCAATCACATGCAGTTCCAGCCCATCCCGGACATTTCCGAGGACGGGAAGACCGGCTGGATCCGCGCGCGCGCCTTTGTGATGAGCAATGGCGGCTGGGGCCTGCCGCTCTACGAGAATGAATATCGCAAGGAGAATGGCGTCTGGAAGATCAGCCGCCTGTCCGGGCCGTTCACCATGTACACGAGCTGGGATGGCTGGGGCAAATGGGCCATGAACAACACCTGGCCGGACAAGTTCGATCCGCCGCCGGATCTGCCGCCCTCGACGGTCTACCTGACCTATCCGTCCTATTACATCATCCCGTTCCATTATCCCAATCCGGTGTCGGGCAAGGCCTTCCCGATCCTCAAGTCGGACATCGGCGCCCATGCCGGCGTGCCGGGGTCGGCGGCGCAGGAGCAATGGAGCCGGACCGGCCGCGTGGTGGACGGCACGCAGCCGATCGGCCAGCCCCCGAAGGAATGA
- a CDS encoding PQQ-dependent dehydrogenase, methanol/ethanol family, translating into MRRWTRPVLWAGAAMLVLGSLGLAAAQDVRGPAAVDSARMAAQEKDGTDWLHDGRTYSAQRFSPLDQINPGNVSRLGIAWYDDLDTYRGVEATPLYADGVLYNILPWNVTIAYDARTGKRLWTYDPDVPREYGRYACCEPVARGLAMWNGKIIIATLDGRLIALDARSGKPVWSVQTTPDDMPYSITGAPRVFDGKVVVGNSGGDLGIRGFVSAWDADTGRKLWKFFLTPGDPAKGPDGEASDDIMAMIRKTWAGDYWKLGGGANAWDSIAYDPKLNLVYIGTGNGSPLAWHHRSAGKGDNLFICSIVALDATTGKYKWHYQMVPEEDWDYTCTMSMISADLKIKGRTRQVIMQAPKNGFFYVLDRKTGALISAEPFVPVNWASGIDMKTGRPKINPQAHFGTDPVLVMPGPGGGHNWFPMAFSPRTRLAYFPIYESAMVYALDPDFKPKPFRSNAGWGGYTGEALKKRTELMKQVVAMEKTFLLAWDPVAQKEAWRVPLPRHGNGGVLVSGDLVFEGTTKQTFAAFDAKTGRTLWEMPVQSAPVSGPITYMLDGVQYVAVNAGWGGGAAQIERAGGIELPRAAARLLVFRLDGNVVLPPVKAEDKAPEPPRSTASEETIARGARLFAETCQVCHGQQAIGGVKDLRRMTAETHKLFADIVLKGIYADKGMASFADLLKPDDVEAIHAYVIARAHEDWGRSSDGNGPH; encoded by the coding sequence ATGAGGCGATGGACGCGTCCGGTCCTGTGGGCCGGCGCCGCGATGCTGGTGTTGGGCAGCCTTGGCCTTGCCGCCGCGCAGGACGTGCGCGGCCCGGCCGCGGTGGACAGTGCCCGCATGGCCGCGCAGGAGAAGGACGGCACGGACTGGCTGCATGACGGGCGGACCTACAGCGCCCAGCGCTTCAGCCCGCTCGATCAGATCAATCCCGGCAATGTGAGCCGGCTCGGCATCGCCTGGTATGACGATCTCGATACCTATCGCGGTGTCGAGGCGACGCCGCTTTATGCCGATGGCGTGCTCTACAACATTCTGCCGTGGAACGTGACGATCGCCTATGACGCGCGCACTGGCAAGCGGCTATGGACCTATGATCCGGACGTGCCGCGCGAATATGGCCGCTATGCCTGCTGCGAGCCCGTCGCGCGCGGCCTCGCCATGTGGAACGGCAAGATCATCATCGCCACGCTGGACGGGCGGCTGATCGCCCTGGACGCGCGCAGCGGCAAGCCGGTCTGGTCCGTGCAGACCACGCCGGACGACATGCCATATTCCATCACCGGCGCGCCCCGCGTGTTCGACGGCAAGGTGGTGGTGGGCAACAGCGGCGGGGATCTGGGCATTCGCGGCTTCGTCTCCGCATGGGATGCGGACACCGGCCGGAAGCTCTGGAAATTCTTCCTCACCCCCGGCGATCCGGCGAAGGGTCCGGACGGCGAGGCGTCCGACGACATCATGGCGATGATCCGCAAGACCTGGGCGGGCGACTACTGGAAGCTCGGCGGCGGCGCCAATGCGTGGGACAGCATCGCTTACGATCCCAAGCTCAATCTCGTCTATATCGGCACCGGCAACGGCTCGCCGCTCGCCTGGCATCACCGCAGCGCGGGCAAGGGCGACAATCTCTTCATCTGCTCCATCGTCGCGCTCGATGCGACGACGGGCAAGTACAAGTGGCACTACCAGATGGTGCCGGAGGAGGACTGGGACTATACCTGCACCATGTCGATGATCTCGGCGGACCTGAAGATCAAGGGTCGCACGCGGCAGGTCATCATGCAGGCCCCCAAGAACGGCTTCTTCTACGTGCTGGATCGCAAGACCGGCGCGCTGATTTCCGCCGAGCCCTTCGTGCCGGTCAACTGGGCCAGCGGGATCGACATGAAAACCGGCCGGCCGAAGATCAATCCGCAGGCGCATTTCGGCACCGATCCGGTGCTGGTGATGCCGGGGCCGGGCGGGGGGCACAACTGGTTCCCCATGGCCTTCAGCCCGCGCACGAGGCTCGCTTACTTCCCGATCTACGAATCCGCGATGGTCTATGCGCTGGATCCGGACTTCAAGCCCAAGCCCTTCCGCTCCAATGCGGGGTGGGGCGGCTATACCGGCGAGGCGCTCAAGAAGCGCACCGAGCTGATGAAGCAGGTCGTGGCGATGGAGAAGACCTTCCTCCTCGCCTGGGACCCGGTGGCGCAGAAGGAAGCATGGCGCGTTCCGCTGCCGCGCCATGGCAATGGCGGCGTACTCGTCTCGGGCGATCTCGTATTCGAGGGGACGACGAAGCAGACCTTCGCTGCCTTCGACGCGAAGACGGGGCGCACGCTCTGGGAAATGCCGGTGCAGAGCGCGCCGGTCTCCGGCCCGATCACCTACATGCTGGATGGCGTGCAATATGTCGCGGTGAATGCCGGCTGGGGCGGCGGCGCCGCGCAGATCGAGCGCGCCGGCGGTATCGAGCTGCCCCGGGCGGCCGCGCGGCTGCTGGTATTCCGGCTGGACGGCAATGTCGTCCTCCCGCCCGTCAAGGCCGAGGACAAGGCGCCCGAGCCCCCGCGTTCCACCGCCAGCGAGGAAACCATCGCGCGTGGCGCCCGCCTCTTCGCGGAGACCTGCCAGGTCTGCCACGGCCAGCAGGCGATCGGCGGCGTCAAGGACCTGCGCCGCATGACCGCCGAGACGCACAAGCTGTTCGCCGACATCGTGCTCAAGGGCATCTATGCCGACAAAGGCATGGCCAGCTTCGCCGATCTCCTGAAGCCGGACGACGTGGAGGCGATCCACGCTTATGTGATCGCCCGCGCCCACGAAGACTGGGGCCGCAGCTCCGACGGCAACGGCCCGCACTGA
- a CDS encoding PQQ-dependent dehydrogenase, methanol/ethanol family, translating into MTHRLIGALAVAALLGTTAYQASAGDGGRAGAGTVGQGIDHDRMVNADAHPGQWASYSRTWDEQRYSPLDQINDGNAQDLGLAWYDDLETYRGVQASPLVIDGVLYNETIFNVVTAYDARTGRKLWTYDPGVGKEWAGLACCGPSSRGIAAWGDSIIIGALDGRLIAIDRHSGKEIWSAQTFDRKDQYSITGAPRVYDGKVIIGNGGADYGSRGFVVAYDAATGKRLWKFYIVPTDPAKGPDGEASDSAMRIAQPTWHGKFWEAGGGGNAWDSFAYDPKLNLVYIGTGNGSPHMWHFRSEGKGDNLFLCSIVAVDATTGAYKWHYQMVPEEDWDYTCTQPMVLADMKIKGRTRQVIMQAPKNGFFYVLDRGTGQLISAKSYVSVNTWASHVDMKTGRPAVLPTAHNTTTPHLMNPSWMAAHTWHPMSYSPKTGLVYLSAQEQAAIYARAEDGQYRYVKGRNNTGQDHASQPELRKALMKEVLASEKGYLLAWDPVKQREAWRVSYPLPGSGGVLTTAGNILVQGTINRTLAIYRADNGLKLWEMNIDQAPVAGAITYMVDGEQYIAINAGWGGSPVYNLNRDGPFRFATAKLMVFKLGAKGVTLPPMPPATQDAYLPRERIPADVAARGATLYGESCNRCHGDNATGGIKDLRKMNKEAHDSFLDIVLRGTRLHNGMPSFEGVLTEAQAKDIHGYLITRAQEDW; encoded by the coding sequence ATGACGCATCGCCTGATCGGAGCACTGGCCGTGGCGGCCCTGCTCGGCACCACGGCCTATCAGGCCAGCGCCGGCGACGGCGGACGAGCCGGCGCCGGGACTGTCGGGCAGGGCATCGACCATGACCGCATGGTGAATGCCGATGCGCATCCCGGCCAGTGGGCCAGCTACAGCCGGACATGGGACGAGCAGCGCTACAGCCCGCTCGACCAGATCAACGACGGCAATGCGCAGGATCTGGGCCTCGCCTGGTATGACGATCTGGAGACCTATCGCGGCGTGCAGGCAAGCCCGCTGGTCATCGACGGCGTGCTCTACAACGAGACGATCTTCAACGTCGTCACGGCCTATGACGCCAGGACCGGCCGCAAGCTCTGGACCTACGACCCCGGGGTGGGCAAGGAATGGGCGGGCCTCGCCTGCTGCGGCCCTTCCTCGCGCGGGATCGCGGCCTGGGGCGACAGCATCATCATCGGCGCGCTCGACGGGCGGCTGATCGCCATCGACAGGCATAGCGGCAAGGAGATCTGGTCCGCCCAGACATTCGACCGCAAGGACCAGTATTCGATCACCGGCGCCCCGCGCGTGTATGATGGCAAGGTCATCATCGGCAATGGCGGCGCGGACTATGGCTCGCGCGGCTTCGTCGTTGCTTATGACGCGGCAACCGGCAAGCGGCTGTGGAAATTCTACATCGTGCCGACCGACCCGGCGAAGGGCCCGGACGGCGAAGCCTCCGACAGCGCGATGAGGATCGCCCAGCCGACCTGGCACGGCAAGTTCTGGGAAGCGGGCGGCGGCGGCAATGCCTGGGACAGCTTCGCTTATGATCCCAAGCTCAACCTCGTCTACATCGGCACCGGCAACGGCAGCCCGCACATGTGGCATTTCCGCAGCGAGGGCAAAGGCGACAACCTGTTCCTCTGCTCCATCGTCGCAGTCGATGCGACCACCGGCGCATACAAGTGGCACTATCAGATGGTGCCCGAGGAGGACTGGGACTATACCTGCACCCAGCCGATGGTGCTCGCCGATATGAAGATCAAGGGACGCACGCGGCAGGTCATCATGCAGGCGCCCAAGAACGGCTTCTTCTATGTGCTGGACCGGGGCACGGGCCAACTGATCTCGGCGAAATCCTATGTCTCGGTGAACACATGGGCCAGCCATGTCGACATGAAGACCGGGCGCCCGGCGGTGCTGCCCACGGCCCACAACACCACCACCCCGCATCTCATGAACCCGAGCTGGATGGCCGCCCACACCTGGCACCCGATGAGCTACAGCCCGAAGACCGGGCTCGTCTATCTCTCGGCGCAGGAACAGGCCGCGATCTATGCACGGGCGGAGGACGGCCAGTATCGTTATGTGAAGGGCCGCAACAATACCGGGCAGGACCATGCCAGCCAGCCCGAGCTGCGCAAGGCGCTGATGAAGGAGGTCCTCGCCAGCGAGAAGGGCTATCTGCTCGCCTGGGACCCGGTGAAGCAGCGCGAGGCCTGGCGCGTGAGCTATCCCCTGCCCGGCTCGGGCGGCGTGCTGACCACGGCGGGCAACATCCTGGTGCAGGGGACGATCAACCGGACGCTCGCCATCTACCGCGCCGACAATGGCCTCAAGCTCTGGGAAATGAATATCGACCAGGCGCCGGTGGCGGGCGCGATCACTTACATGGTCGATGGCGAGCAATATATCGCGATCAATGCCGGATGGGGCGGCTCACCGGTCTACAATCTCAACCGGGACGGGCCCTTCCGCTTCGCCACCGCCAAGCTGATGGTCTTCAAGCTCGGCGCGAAGGGCGTCACGCTGCCGCCAATGCCTCCCGCGACGCAGGACGCCTATCTGCCGCGCGAGCGCATCCCCGCCGACGTCGCCGCGCGCGGCGCCACGCTCTACGGCGAGAGCTGCAACCGCTGCCACGGCGACAACGCGACCGGCGGCATCAAGGACCTGCGCAAGATGAACAAGGAGGCGCATGACAGCTTCCTGGACATCGTGCTCAGGGGCACCCGCCTCCACAACGGCATGCCAAGCTTCGAGGGCGTGCTGACCGAAGCGCAGGCGAAGGACATCCACGGCTACCTCATCACCCGGGCGCAGGAGGACTGGTGA
- a CDS encoding acyltransferase family protein — protein MTGLTDKRAAPIAEVEDRLAGLDLLRGVAAIVVLFMHAVGFAGGHLAVDFFFMLSGFVMARTYERRLSDGRITPAGFLARRYRRLWPMMAVGATLGLGVQLFHHGLSLDLLLAYAFALVLLPGSGTVPYMFNLPAWSIFYELLANALHGALFARRGTAALALVLAGCTACFLLAYAWLGYPRILGETTPAMQVAVIFRVVMAYLVGVIAFRLWGDRPPFRVPLTVGVLMLPTYCLLVALVPFAGWPLPFLFVGGPLMLVSGLGDAREGSAAFLGALSFPLYAIHFPILQMGDLLGIPPLPCALIALAGAALWVLPGASRARSAAALS, from the coding sequence ATGACAGGATTGACCGACAAGCGCGCCGCACCGATTGCTGAGGTCGAGGATCGGCTGGCCGGGCTCGATCTTCTCCGGGGCGTCGCGGCCATCGTCGTGCTGTTCATGCATGCCGTCGGCTTTGCGGGCGGGCATCTGGCGGTCGATTTTTTCTTCATGCTCTCCGGCTTCGTCATGGCGCGCACTTATGAGCGGCGCCTGTCGGACGGGCGGATCACGCCGGCGGGCTTTCTCGCGCGGCGCTATCGCCGCCTCTGGCCGATGATGGCGGTGGGCGCCACTCTGGGGCTTGGCGTCCAGCTGTTCCATCATGGGCTCAGCCTCGATCTCCTGCTGGCCTATGCCTTCGCGCTGGTCCTGCTGCCGGGCAGCGGCACGGTTCCCTACATGTTCAACCTGCCGGCATGGTCCATCTTCTACGAGCTGCTCGCCAATGCGCTCCATGGCGCGCTGTTCGCGCGGCGCGGCACGGCCGCCCTCGCGCTGGTGCTGGCGGGCTGCACGGCCTGCTTCCTCCTCGCTTATGCGTGGCTGGGCTATCCCCGCATTCTGGGGGAGACGACGCCGGCCATGCAGGTGGCGGTCATCTTCCGGGTCGTCATGGCCTATCTCGTGGGCGTGATCGCTTTCCGGCTCTGGGGGGACCGGCCACCTTTCCGGGTGCCGCTGACGGTCGGCGTCCTCATGCTGCCAACCTATTGCCTGCTCGTGGCGTTGGTGCCTTTTGCCGGCTGGCCGCTGCCCTTCCTGTTCGTCGGCGGACCGCTCATGCTGGTTTCCGGTCTCGGCGATGCCCGGGAAGGCAGCGCCGCGTTCCTCGGGGCCTTGTCCTTCCCGCTTTATGCGATCCATTTTCCCATCCTCCAGATGGGCGACCTGCTCGGCATCCCGCCCCTGCCGTGCGCGCTCATTGCCCTCGCGGGGGCGGCGCTCTGGGTGCTTCCCGGCGCATCGCGCGCGCGGAGTGCCGCCGCACTCTCGTAG